Below is a genomic region from Candidatus Melainabacteria bacterium RIFOXYA2_FULL_32_9.
CCTAATCAGAATTATTTAGGTAATAATGGCATGCAAGATAATAGCTTTTTTTCAAATGGTATGGGGGAGTGGGAAGAGGACTTTTTTTGTGACCAACCACAAAATCAATCCACGCTTTCCAGTTCAGGGGGATTATTAAATCTCCTGCAAATGCTAGCAGTACCTTTTATTGCTGGATATTTAAATAGAAATAACTCAAATACGGTTGACCCTAATTATTATCAGTATCAAAATAATGGATATCCCTATAATGCAAATTATCCTTATGCGTATCCCACTAATAATCATTATGGAGTGCCGTCAGGCTATTGGGGAAATAACTATGGATATAACAATTTTGGGGCATATCCACAAACTCATATTATTACACGTCAGCTATTACATAACGGAATGGGGGCAGGAGTGCATATATTACCTTAACTTGATTATTTGTAACAAAATATTAAATTGTAATTTGTACACTAGCAACTTTTTTATTTTTCTTACTTAATATCATCTGTGATTAAAATATAGCTTTATTAAATTAATTATAGCCAGTTTTGCTAATAAACTTAGCATTAGTTGAGCTTGATTAATGAGGAGAATTAAATGATAACTTTGTATAATCGTATAAATCCATTAAATGTGTTCAAAAGTAAAGTAAAAAGTAAGTCTATACTTGATTTTGATGGAGAACTTTCCTTTGGTGAAAATTTTTCCAATCTCGAAGTAGAAAATAAATTAGAAAAAGATTTTTATGATCTAAAAAAAGCAATTAGGCAAAAAATGATAGAAAAAGCTATTGTAGATGAATTTGGTAAGGAAATGCCTTATCTTGCTGCTAAAGTAGCACAAAAATTCCCACTTACTCCAAATACTTATGGAATTGCATAAACCTCCTATCCTTAAATATAATAAAAGTAAAAAGACCAGAATAACTGGTCTTTTTACTTTATACTGTTTTGGGTTTATTTTCTTGATAACTTAATTTCTTCAAGTTCTTTAAGTTGCTTTTGGAAAGGGGAAATACTGTTTAATTTTTGAATTACTTGAGGAACTGCGTCCAACAAATAATCTATTTCTTCTTCAGTATTATACCTGCTAAGGCTGAATCTGATGCTGCCATGGATAGCAGTAAACGGTATTCCCATTGCTCTTAACACATGACTTGGTTCTAAGCTGCCACTTGTACATGCACTGCCTGAGCTGGCGCATATATTCAAGTCGCTAAGGTGTAAAAGAATTAATTCACCTTCTATATACTCAAAGCTTATATTAGTGGTATTAGGAACTCTGTTAATTCTTGATCCATTGACTCTCGCATTAAAAATTCTTTCGAGTAAGCCTCTTTCGAGCTTGTCTCTTAAATATTTTATTCTGGTATTTTCATCGTCAAGATATTTTAGTGCAAGTTCTGCTGCAATTCCTAAACCTATAATGCCTGCTACATTTTCAGTGCCTGCTCTTTTTCCTCTTTCCTGATGTCCACCAATTATAAGAGGGTTTACAAGTGTACCTTTTTTAATATAAAGTGCACCAATTCCTTTTGGAGCGTGAATTTTATGGCCTGAAATGGCAAGTATGTCTATTTTTGTGTCCTTAACGCTAATAGGTATTTTGCCGGCAGCTTGAACTGCATCAACAAAGAAAATTGTTTCAGAATTTTTCTCTTTGATTATTTTCGCCATTTTTTCGACTGGAAATATAACACCAGTTTCATTGTTTGCCCACATACACGCAACTAGCGCTGTATCTGGGGTTATACTATTTTTGAATTCTTCAAGATCAAGTTCACCTTCAGAATTTACTGATAAATACGTTGCTTTATAGCCTTTTTTCTCCAGCCATTTAAATGTATTTAGTACGCAGGGGTGTTCAACTTTTGTAGTGATAATATGCTTTTTATGAGGATGAACCTCTAAGGAGCCTCTTATTGCCATATTAGCACTCTCGGTTCCGCAGCTGGTAAAAATTATTTCCTGAGAATCAGTAGCACCAACTAGTTCTGCAACTTGTGTTCTTGCCTTTTTAATATATTTGCCAACTTCTCCGCCAAAAGCATGCATGCTTGACGGATTGCCGTAATTTTCAGAGTAAAAAGGAAGCATTGTTGATACCACTTCATCAGCAACTTTTGTGGTTGCATTATTATCGAAATAAAGTATATTTTTTGATTTTTTTACGTTTTCCATTATATTTACCTTATTTATGCTTCAAATACTTGAATATTTCTATCGATTTGCTCTTTTAAAACTCCTTCAACAAAGTTTTTTAGAGTTAAGCTATTACTCGGACAGTTTTTGCAGGATCCCTGTAATTTAACAAAAACTTTATTTCCATCAACATCTACTAATTCAATATCACCACCGTCTTTTCTAAGTTCAGCAGCAATATAATTTTCAAGTATATTATTAACTTTAATAATCATTTGAGTTTTTGAAAGAGGTTTTATTTCAGGTTTTGTTTCACGCATTTGGATTTCATCGTTGATAATTTCTTGAATATCATCATGGCATTTACCGCAACCACCGCCTGCTTTACAATAATTTGTCACACCTGCAATGCTTACGATATCATTTTCTTTGATGATTTGTCTTATTTTTTCTTCAGTAGTACCAAAGCATTTGCAAACTATTTTGCTTCCAACTTCAATTTTTTCGGCAGGTCT
It encodes:
- a CDS encoding cysteine desulfurase NifS encodes the protein MENVKKSKNILYFDNNATTKVADEVVSTMLPFYSENYGNPSSMHAFGGEVGKYIKKARTQVAELVGATDSQEIIFTSCGTESANMAIRGSLEVHPHKKHIITTKVEHPCVLNTFKWLEKKGYKATYLSVNSEGELDLEEFKNSITPDTALVACMWANNETGVIFPVEKMAKIIKEKNSETIFFVDAVQAAGKIPISVKDTKIDILAISGHKIHAPKGIGALYIKKGTLVNPLIIGGHQERGKRAGTENVAGIIGLGIAAELALKYLDDENTRIKYLRDKLERGLLERIFNARVNGSRINRVPNTTNISFEYIEGELILLHLSDLNICASSGSACTSGSLEPSHVLRAMGIPFTAIHGSIRFSLSRYNTEEEIDYLLDAVPQVIQKLNSISPFQKQLKELEEIKLSRK
- a CDS encoding Fe-S cluster assembly protein NifU is translated as MWEYTEKVRDYYRNPKNVGEIENADAIGEVGSISCGDALKLFLKIDKSSGIIIDAKFQTFGCGSAVASAGALTEMIIGKSVEEASKINNQDIADFLGGLPEQKMHCSVMGKEALEAAIENYQGRPAEKIEVGSKIVCKCFGTTEEKIRQIIKENDIVSIAGVTNYCKAGGGCGKCHDDIQEIINDEIQMRETKPEIKPLSKTQMIIKVNNILENYIAAELRKDGGDIELVDVDGNKVFVKLQGSCKNCPSNSLTLKNFVEGVLKEQIDRNIQVFEA